Below is a window of Littorina saxatilis isolate snail1 linkage group LG2, US_GU_Lsax_2.0, whole genome shotgun sequence DNA.
GGGTTTGCAGTGAGTTGGCGAAAAATCGTCTGTAAATTACGTAGTACCACCCTCCAGAAGGCAAGACTAATGTATGCACACTGGAGGATGTATCTACGCATAGAAAGTAGTACAAGGGTTTTTCTACAATCTAAGGATGACAACACATTCTACATTGGTGAACGGTTTGGGATATCATATGAAATAAGATGTGTATATCTTAtccatgttttgcttttgcatTAAACTCTGTTAACCAGTTACAGGTGATCGCCCAGAGCTATGCGCAGGGATACCACTTTTCAATGATCACCCTTTACATGACGTCATGTAGGAATATTTACTGAGGTCATGGCATGCGATGAGTCCAACTTTTATTTTAATACCTCAAGAGACAGTATCTGTATTGTGTCAGATTCTTTTAGAATGGGGGGATGAAAGAGCAGATCGGGACTTGTGCTCCGTGGTAAATTTGATTTTATCCGAAGAGCAAGTTTGATTGTTGTTACTTCTATTACTACTATAATGTATCCCCGTAAATGAACGGTCCGTGAAATGGCTGGATCCTTCAAATGCCTCCCACTCTAATATTCAAAGTGAGACGTTCTGCCGTGAAATTCACATTTACAAGTAACAGGAATACACGTCCACTTAGTTTATTGACTATTGAGGATAAACAATCTTTTGCACGCTTGAGTGACTATCTTCTCATCGAGCAATAAAGAACTGCTTGGTGGACTGTACAGAAACAAGAGACATTTTAAGATCTGTAAGTTTGTATGAGGAAAAAATCAGTAAATTATTTAcacttttttatatttttttttaacagtgtTTCATCTCAGACTACAGCTAAGGTGCATGCAACTGAAAGTAGAAGCAGCGATGACTTGGTAATAATTCTTAAATGGTTATATTCTTACTTGGCCGCCTACCGGATGTCCTGTCTCGTCTGTTGCTAAGAACAACAGCGATGGGCGAGTGGAAGAAGGCGGTTTAGGTTCTGCGTGCATGTTTCGAGGCAGTTTTTGTGTGGGGAGTAGAGTTTAGAAAATTACAAACAAGATGTCGACCGAAACGGTTAGGTTGCCAAATATTCAAACGCACAGCATTTATGATGGCAAATTTAAAGACAGGGCTCCCTTCGTCAGAACGGTAAGTCCTTTCACTTGTTTCAGCTGTTATTTTGTGTCAGTAGTATCATCATAATCATGATATTGATAGATAAATATCATTTGTGGTTATAACAGACCGTATTTGACTCTTATTGCTAGATCACTTGTTTGATTTAAGGTGATAAACTTATAAAGAAGACCAGCATTTTTACAAACGTCACCGACAAATATTTTTGCCTTCATGTGTTATTTAAAATCAAAGACAAACTAGGTTTCAAGAATTCAAGTCTGTGCAATTTCAATGAATTGACATTTATTATACCTCTGTGGGAGTTCTGTGTATGCATCCTCTGGAATTTAAGaatatgtgcttgtgtgtgcttcACAGGCTGGGAAACTGACAGCCTCAGGTGACACTGCCGCAGCATGTCTCAAGCcaaagaaagagagggtgagttattgtatgtgtgttgtaTCTACAGTgcaaacagataaacagacacagtCACAGATGGACATGGACGAACACAGGCGCTCATGCATACGCACATACATTctttgacaaacacacacaaacacgcacacacacataatgataaacacacacatgcacacatgcatacacaaacactaaaATCATGCACAcatgcttgcacacacacacacacacacacacacacacacacacacacacacacacacacacacacacagacatgcacgtGGTTCATAAGGCTTTAAACTGGAATTTTGACATTTAAAAACAGGAGCTTTGGGCATTCAAACAAGAAAGCTGGTTGAAGATTATTGGAAATCTTCAATTTTTTTTTGCCTTCTATTTTTCCTTatttattttgaataaaaactCAGCGTACTCTGTGTTATATGTCATACAAATTTGAACAATTATGGATTTTTGTTCTCCATTTCAACAGCCGGACAGCCCAGAAATCATCAGACGATTTCGAGCCACTTTTCGGCCCGATGCCGAGAAGAGAACAGTCTTCTACGGCAAGGCATATGACCCCCACCTCAAATGGGCTGAGGATATGCGTCATGGCGTCAACACACACCCATCGTTGACTGCGGGAGAAATGGTCAACCCACATCCAAAGACGTTATTCCAGCAGCGGTCTGCGGACATAAAGGAAAAGAATTATGCGAGTCACGTACGTGGCCCTTTGGGAATAACACATGACCAGAGTACTGGTCTGCCGCAAAATTTGGATCCTCTCCGGTTTACTTTTGGCATCCCTACAGAGCTTGGTATGTGAACTTGTGtttctattttatttttaaggaattgttgttgttatttgtatatgtgtgtgtgtgtgtctacgctcgagtgtgtgtgcgtgtttgggtgtgtgtgtatgtgtgtgtgtgtgtgtgtgtgtgtgtgcacatgcaaTTATTGTTgtgacattttgttgttgttttaatacTTATAGTACACACTTCTTTGATATAGCTTGACTTTCCTTGTGTGCGTGGATGATACCAAGTGGTTGGCAAGAACGTCAGATTTTCATTGCGGTATCTACGCTTGTTCACTTTCTGCCAAATTCAAATGTCAATATCCTGGAATGTTCTAGTTGAATCAAGCTAGTTGCTAGAAAAACTATCAGAGCCTGGACATTTTCACCAGACTTATTTCACGATACTCTTTTAAGCAAATTGTGATTCACCTGGAATTTAAATATTCACCTGGAATTAAAATTGTGTTTCAGATGCTGGAGCAGGAGAGCTGATCAACCCCAACAAGACGTACGCCCAGGTGTTTGATGAGGCAGCGGTCGCACACGATTTGTACGTCAGATCCCACAAAAATTACTACGTGGGCGAGCATGTCAATCGCGGCTACTCTGCCCCGGAGTACGATTCCAGGGGCAGGTACGGCAAGCCCACGCCTCACGACATCACTGGCAAGATGGTGCGCAACACCATGAAGTGGACGTACGAGACAAAGACGGACAAGGCCACCCCCATCGTTTCCAAACGAGTGGATGAGTTCCGAGAAAAGTCTCAGCCTCAGCTGGGTCAGGTTCATGATCCGTACGTACTTTTAATGTTATCTTCTTTATTAATTCAAATACAAACTACCATTGTGGGGTGGGGAAATACCTCAGtgggtagcggcgctggcttcaaaaccagttgtcactATCGGCgagggttcgatccccacgttcggcgatggatttattttccagagtcaactttttgctgactctccttggtgtccacacACCCCTGTATGCACgcacacgataaagaacccaagttcacagggAAAGTCTCAAGGCTTTGAAACTTGAATACAATCATGCAGgagaaaggaaaacaaatggGTAGCACCGTCCTGTATGGCAGCTGACTtcccccagtgagaaagcagcccgaatttccatgagggtaccCTCACAGAACTATATAAggtcttatccttatcctttatTGCAGCATCAAGGACACGCTGAACGTGGGCCCTGACCACACCTTCGGCATCCTGTACAAACCCGATGAGTACGGAGCGGGGGATCTGCTTCACTGCCGCGTGCCGGGCGACTACATGCGCGGCAAGGACCAGCAGCGCGGTCTGGTGGCAGCCATGAGACAACACCTCGCCAAGCTCAACTACCACACCTTCCCCGACCTTGTCAGGGCATTCCGCTTCTACGACAAGGTAATGATTGTgttttcacaacaacaaagatttttttattGCCCAGAGTACCACTTATTTACCTTTCTGGGATGCGACAATGTAATGTGTTTTCACAACACACGATATTACATTGCCCAGAGTACCACAAATTTTCCTTTATGTGATACAACAAGGTAATGGGTTTTCACAACACACAATATTTTATTTGCCAGAGTACCATGAATTTGCCTTTATGCGATACGACGAGGTAATGGGTTTTCACAACACACAATATTTCATTGCCCAGGAGTTTTCCTATGAGATCTGCCTTCTGATTCTATGACATGGTTATG
It encodes the following:
- the LOC138958037 gene encoding EF-hand domain-containing family member B-like: MSTETVRLPNIQTHSIYDGKFKDRAPFVRTAGKLTASGDTAAACLKPKKERPDSPEIIRRFRATFRPDAEKRTVFYGKAYDPHLKWAEDMRHGVNTHPSLTAGEMVNPHPKTLFQQRSADIKEKNYASHVRGPLGITHDQSTGLPQNLDPLRFTFGIPTELDAGAGELINPNKTYAQVFDEAAVAHDLYVRSHKNYYVGEHVNRGYSAPEYDSRGRYGKPTPHDITGKMVRNTMKWTYETKTDKATPIVSKRVDEFREKSQPQLGQVHDPIKDTLNVGPDHTFGILYKPDEYGAGDLLHCRVPGDYMRGKDQQRGLVAAMRQHLAKLNYHTFPDLVRAFRFYDKEGKGKIDIDDLREACIKFDLPIDVWLLEQVFDYCDTDRDGQINYLEFANFLNWKEKLPSGFADIPYIAKSTGFSTDKVTGEQTGLVKQGDLKQRTPQSAESTPRRLQKQIDRAIGNHHTSAGMINSVAGPTGMDTRNFRTYGTPSIRSDLAPPRVRRINDHQNYGEESDVYGLTNPSLYSQRGVYEKDLLIPRSISEIQDIYGSIGVLMTGETLEAIYRSVASQHPKGHVSVESFRNALDEVQAAQIAMNDHPMAV